A window from Salvia miltiorrhiza cultivar Shanhuang (shh) chromosome 2, IMPLAD_Smil_shh, whole genome shotgun sequence encodes these proteins:
- the LOC131010853 gene encoding uncharacterized protein LOC131010853 isoform X2, translating to MQAVGKIGSYISKSVYTVSGTFHPFGGAVDIIVVEQPDGSYKSSPWYVRFGKFQGVLKSKEKVVGISVNDVEADFHMHLDSKGEAFFMQEVDVEEGESAASPPYSSGEDTEGQPRWPLKSKSCNYDSSVYEPIVSERKSLTRANTRQSQFFGFFGRRSPTEEADQGKENAPDVNIEGSLEVAEMAADLLDLRWSTNLASPKCKRDNSAPLPDADALIKVIKKSSLADGSSHDEIRLISQTSYRELKSNAEANGVKMECVTSEYIVSTSVDSLREHTTLSNLEPVIAALGLNKSDLQLSSVSVVSEATKSDSDIDDSIARLNSLSDANLSTEENERDNTHSFYSSEISGSSEVELEGPSEEKSRPFCHGECREVCIRSDDQCTVVHEEKISVSEGTSYSASESTLTECYSHLASRHQSNDSLKDTDLQSLAAASKPSYSTCVAMDEHALLGDKDKLGSSEGPLYDLHIERCTVPPSIGASRISEEELLLFGDLDGLRPAAKQLELRESDHEGKEANSLVMIRVSGQGIEPCDAKCCSISSLDQSEINDGTNDVCLDSRRLSSLSSDVRIAEIGNVQSEGTIRTVRSLPSMVSLSNNLEATDPSDFSNASLDVNLWTEKDNQLPGAQRTAGEPPKPGYPPRSVDTLGGCGRNGHFRRSTATKIPDVTIASETTNGLDISNEPSDVESGMGVTKVKVNKKKVRTLTPTSKQLASLQLKEGKNVVIFTFSTAMLGKQQVDARIFLWRWDTKIVISDVDGTITRSDLLGQVMPLVGMDWSQTGEWISITFPECTFNISVLHHSTIPA from the exons ATGCAAGCTGTGGGGAAGATAGGTAGCTACATTAGTAAGAGTGTGTACACGGTTTCCGGGACTTTCCATCCGTTTGGTGGCGCTGTAGACATAATCGTGGTGGAGCAACCGGATGGGAGCTACAAGTCTTCGCCATGGTATGTTCGATTTGGGAAGTTTCAGGGGGTGTTGAAGTCGAAAGAGAAGGTGGTTGGCATTAGTGTGAATGATGTTGAGGCGGATTTTCATATGCACTTGGATAGTAAAGGAGAGGCATTCTTTATGCAGGAGGTTGATGTAGAGGAAGGTGAGTCTGCAGCCTCGCCTCCATACTCATCCGGTGAGGATACAGAAGGGCAACCTAGGTGGCCACTGAAATCAAAAAGTTGCAACTATGATTCTAGTGTTTATGAACCTATTGTTAGTGAAAGGAAGTCTTTGACTAGGGCAAACACTCGCCAGTCTCAATTTTTTGGCTTTTTTGGAAGGAGATCTCCGACAGAGGAGGCCGATCAAGGGAAAGAAAATGCACCTGATGTTAACATAGAAGGATCGTTGGAGGTTGCTGAGATGGCGGCTGATCTCTTGGACTTGAGGTGGTCTACCAATCTTGCTTCCCCCAAATGCAAGAGAGACAATTCTGCACCATTACCCGATGCAGATGCATTGATCAAAGTAATCAAGAAAAGTTCTCTGGCTGATGGTTCTAGTCATGATGAAATACGTCTTATTTCTCAAACAAGCTACCGGGAACTGAAGAGCAATGCTGAGGCAAATGGTGTTAAAATGGAATGTGTTACCTCAGAGTATATTGTTTCCACTTCTGTCGACAGCCTTAGAGAACATACTACTTTATCAAATTTAGAACCAGTGATAGCAGCATTAGGCTTAAATAAATCAGATTTGCAGCTGAGTTCTGTCAGCGTCGTTTCTGAGGCTACAAAATCTGATTCGGATATTGATGATTCTATTGCGAGGCTTAATAGTTTGTCCGATGCTAATTTGTCTACGGAGGAGAATGAAAGAGATAATACCCACTCTTTCTACTCTTCCGAGATTTCAGGGAGCTCAGAGGTTGAATTGGAGGGACCATCTGAAGAGAAAAGCCGGCCGTTTTGTCATGGAGAATGCAGAGAAGTATGTATTCGTTCCGATGATCAGTGCACCGTCGTCCATGAAGAAAAGATTTCAGTGAGTGAAGGAACTAGTTATAGTGCTTCAGAAAGCACTTTGACTGAATGCTATTCACATTTAGCGAGTCGTCACCAATCTAATGATTCTCTTAAGGACACTGACTTACAGAGTCTTGCAGCTGCTTCTAAACCGAGCTATTCCACTTGTGTAGCCATGGATGAACATGCTCTTTTGGGGGATAAAGACAAGCTTGGTTCCTCTGAAGGGCCTCTCTATGATCTCCATATAGAAAGGTGTACTGTTCCACCTTCGATTGGAGCATCAAGGATTTCAGAAGAAGAGCTACTCCTCTTCGGTGACCTGGATGGTCTTCGTCCGGCTGCCAAACAGTTGGAACTCAGAGAATCTGATCACGAGGGCAAAGAAGCTAATTCGTTAGTTATGATAAGAGTTTCTGGTCAAGGCATTGAGCCTTGTGATGCAAAATGTTGCTCCATTTCTTCGTTAGACCAATCTGAAATAAATGACGGTACAAATGATGTGTGCTTGGACAGTAGAAGGTTGAGTTCTCTGTCTAGTGATGTCCGCATTGCCGAGATTGGGAATGTTCAGTCGGAGGGAACCATTAGAACGGTGAGATCTTTGCCCAGTATGGTTTCCCTCAGCAATAATCTTGAAGCAACTGATCCCAGCGACTTTTCGAATGCTTCACTAGATGTGAATTTATGGACAGAAAAGGACAATCAATTGCCTGGTGCTCAAAGAACAGCTGGGGAGCCTCCTAAGCCGG GGTACCCTCCGAGGTCCGTGGATACTTTAGGAGGATGTGGTAGAAATGGACACTTCAGAAGATCAACTGCCACTAAAATTCCTGATGTGACGATTGCAAGTGAAACCACGAATGGCTTAGACATTTCAAATGAACCTAGTGATGTGGAGAGTGGGATGGGTGTGACCAAAGTGAAGGTAAACAAGAAGAAAGTAAGGACACTTACTCCAACATCTAAACAGTTGGCATCCTTACAATTAAAAGAGGGGAAGAATGTTGTGATATTCACCTTCTCAACTGCCATGCTGGGCAAGCAACAG GTTGATGCCCGGATTTTTCTATGGAGATGGGACACTAAAATTGTGATATCTGATGTTGATGGGACGATTACAAG GTCTGATCTTCTAGGTCAGGTCATGCCCTTGGTTGGCATGGATTGGTCGCAGACAG GAGAATGGATATCAATTACTTTTCCTGAGTGCACGTTCAATATCTCAGTCTTACATCACTCGACAATTCCTGCTTAA
- the LOC131010853 gene encoding uncharacterized protein LOC131010853 isoform X3, whose translation MQAVGKIGSYISKSVYTVSGTFHPFGGAVDIIVVEQPDGSYKSSPWYVRFGKFQGVLKSKEKVVGISVNDVEADFHMHLDSKGEAFFMQEVDVEEGESAASPPYSSGEDTEGQPRWPLKSKSCNYDSSVYEPIVSERKSLTRANTRQSQFFGFFGRRSPTEEADQGKENAPDVNIEGSLEVAEMAADLLDLRWSTNLASPKCKRDNSAPLPDADALIKVIKKSSLADGSSHDEIRLISQTSYRELKSNAEANGVKMECVTSEYIVSTSVDSLREHTTLSNLEPVIAALGLNKSDLQLSSVSVVSEATKSDSDIDDSIARLNSLSDANLSTEENERDNTHSFYSSEISGSSEVELEGPSEEKSRPFCHGECREVCIRSDDQCTVVHEEKISVSEGTSYSASESTLTECYSHLASRHQSNDSLKDTDLQSLAAASKPSYSTCVAMDEHALLGDKDKLGSSEGPLYDLHIERCTVPPSIGASRISEEELLLFGDLDGLRPAAKQLELRESDHEGKEANSLVMIRVSGQGIEPCDAKCCSISSLDQSEINDGTNDVCLDSRRLSSLSSDVRIAEIGNVQSEGTIRTVRSLPSMVSLSNNLEATDPSDFSNASLDVNLWTEKDNQLPGAQRTAGEPPKPGYPPRSVDTLGGCGRNGHFRRSTATKIPDVTIASETTNGLDISNEPSDVESGMGVTKVKVNKKKVRTLTPTSKQLASLQLKEGKNVVIFTFSTAMLGKQQVDARIFLWRWDTKIVISDVDGTITRSDLLGQVMPLVGMDWSQTGVAHLFSAIKMKRDFISCMML comes from the exons ATGCAAGCTGTGGGGAAGATAGGTAGCTACATTAGTAAGAGTGTGTACACGGTTTCCGGGACTTTCCATCCGTTTGGTGGCGCTGTAGACATAATCGTGGTGGAGCAACCGGATGGGAGCTACAAGTCTTCGCCATGGTATGTTCGATTTGGGAAGTTTCAGGGGGTGTTGAAGTCGAAAGAGAAGGTGGTTGGCATTAGTGTGAATGATGTTGAGGCGGATTTTCATATGCACTTGGATAGTAAAGGAGAGGCATTCTTTATGCAGGAGGTTGATGTAGAGGAAGGTGAGTCTGCAGCCTCGCCTCCATACTCATCCGGTGAGGATACAGAAGGGCAACCTAGGTGGCCACTGAAATCAAAAAGTTGCAACTATGATTCTAGTGTTTATGAACCTATTGTTAGTGAAAGGAAGTCTTTGACTAGGGCAAACACTCGCCAGTCTCAATTTTTTGGCTTTTTTGGAAGGAGATCTCCGACAGAGGAGGCCGATCAAGGGAAAGAAAATGCACCTGATGTTAACATAGAAGGATCGTTGGAGGTTGCTGAGATGGCGGCTGATCTCTTGGACTTGAGGTGGTCTACCAATCTTGCTTCCCCCAAATGCAAGAGAGACAATTCTGCACCATTACCCGATGCAGATGCATTGATCAAAGTAATCAAGAAAAGTTCTCTGGCTGATGGTTCTAGTCATGATGAAATACGTCTTATTTCTCAAACAAGCTACCGGGAACTGAAGAGCAATGCTGAGGCAAATGGTGTTAAAATGGAATGTGTTACCTCAGAGTATATTGTTTCCACTTCTGTCGACAGCCTTAGAGAACATACTACTTTATCAAATTTAGAACCAGTGATAGCAGCATTAGGCTTAAATAAATCAGATTTGCAGCTGAGTTCTGTCAGCGTCGTTTCTGAGGCTACAAAATCTGATTCGGATATTGATGATTCTATTGCGAGGCTTAATAGTTTGTCCGATGCTAATTTGTCTACGGAGGAGAATGAAAGAGATAATACCCACTCTTTCTACTCTTCCGAGATTTCAGGGAGCTCAGAGGTTGAATTGGAGGGACCATCTGAAGAGAAAAGCCGGCCGTTTTGTCATGGAGAATGCAGAGAAGTATGTATTCGTTCCGATGATCAGTGCACCGTCGTCCATGAAGAAAAGATTTCAGTGAGTGAAGGAACTAGTTATAGTGCTTCAGAAAGCACTTTGACTGAATGCTATTCACATTTAGCGAGTCGTCACCAATCTAATGATTCTCTTAAGGACACTGACTTACAGAGTCTTGCAGCTGCTTCTAAACCGAGCTATTCCACTTGTGTAGCCATGGATGAACATGCTCTTTTGGGGGATAAAGACAAGCTTGGTTCCTCTGAAGGGCCTCTCTATGATCTCCATATAGAAAGGTGTACTGTTCCACCTTCGATTGGAGCATCAAGGATTTCAGAAGAAGAGCTACTCCTCTTCGGTGACCTGGATGGTCTTCGTCCGGCTGCCAAACAGTTGGAACTCAGAGAATCTGATCACGAGGGCAAAGAAGCTAATTCGTTAGTTATGATAAGAGTTTCTGGTCAAGGCATTGAGCCTTGTGATGCAAAATGTTGCTCCATTTCTTCGTTAGACCAATCTGAAATAAATGACGGTACAAATGATGTGTGCTTGGACAGTAGAAGGTTGAGTTCTCTGTCTAGTGATGTCCGCATTGCCGAGATTGGGAATGTTCAGTCGGAGGGAACCATTAGAACGGTGAGATCTTTGCCCAGTATGGTTTCCCTCAGCAATAATCTTGAAGCAACTGATCCCAGCGACTTTTCGAATGCTTCACTAGATGTGAATTTATGGACAGAAAAGGACAATCAATTGCCTGGTGCTCAAAGAACAGCTGGGGAGCCTCCTAAGCCGG GGTACCCTCCGAGGTCCGTGGATACTTTAGGAGGATGTGGTAGAAATGGACACTTCAGAAGATCAACTGCCACTAAAATTCCTGATGTGACGATTGCAAGTGAAACCACGAATGGCTTAGACATTTCAAATGAACCTAGTGATGTGGAGAGTGGGATGGGTGTGACCAAAGTGAAGGTAAACAAGAAGAAAGTAAGGACACTTACTCCAACATCTAAACAGTTGGCATCCTTACAATTAAAAGAGGGGAAGAATGTTGTGATATTCACCTTCTCAACTGCCATGCTGGGCAAGCAACAG GTTGATGCCCGGATTTTTCTATGGAGATGGGACACTAAAATTGTGATATCTGATGTTGATGGGACGATTACAAG GTCTGATCTTCTAGGTCAGGTCATGCCCTTGGTTGGCATGGATTGGTCGCAGACAGGTGTTGCACATCTCTTCTCAGCAATAAAG ATGAAGAGAGATTTCATATCGTGTATGATGCTGTGA
- the LOC131010853 gene encoding uncharacterized protein LOC131010853 isoform X1 — MQAVGKIGSYISKSVYTVSGTFHPFGGAVDIIVVEQPDGSYKSSPWYVRFGKFQGVLKSKEKVVGISVNDVEADFHMHLDSKGEAFFMQEVDVEEGESAASPPYSSGEDTEGQPRWPLKSKSCNYDSSVYEPIVSERKSLTRANTRQSQFFGFFGRRSPTEEADQGKENAPDVNIEGSLEVAEMAADLLDLRWSTNLASPKCKRDNSAPLPDADALIKVIKKSSLADGSSHDEIRLISQTSYRELKSNAEANGVKMECVTSEYIVSTSVDSLREHTTLSNLEPVIAALGLNKSDLQLSSVSVVSEATKSDSDIDDSIARLNSLSDANLSTEENERDNTHSFYSSEISGSSEVELEGPSEEKSRPFCHGECREVCIRSDDQCTVVHEEKISVSEGTSYSASESTLTECYSHLASRHQSNDSLKDTDLQSLAAASKPSYSTCVAMDEHALLGDKDKLGSSEGPLYDLHIERCTVPPSIGASRISEEELLLFGDLDGLRPAAKQLELRESDHEGKEANSLVMIRVSGQGIEPCDAKCCSISSLDQSEINDGTNDVCLDSRRLSSLSSDVRIAEIGNVQSEGTIRTVRSLPSMVSLSNNLEATDPSDFSNASLDVNLWTEKDNQLPGAQRTAGEPPKPGYPPRSVDTLGGCGRNGHFRRSTATKIPDVTIASETTNGLDISNEPSDVESGMGVTKVKVNKKKVRTLTPTSKQLASLQLKEGKNVVIFTFSTAMLGKQQVDARIFLWRWDTKIVISDVDGTITRSDLLGQVMPLVGMDWSQTGVAHLFSAIKENGYQLLFLSARSISQSYITRQFLLNIKQDGKALPDGPVVISPDGLFPSLFREVVRRAPHEFKIACLEDIRALFPPDRNPCPFYAGFGNRDTDEVSYLKVGIPLGKIFIINPKGEIAVNRHIDTKSYVTLHSLVNRMFPNMFTSEQEDFNSWNFWKLPPPSIDI; from the exons ATGCAAGCTGTGGGGAAGATAGGTAGCTACATTAGTAAGAGTGTGTACACGGTTTCCGGGACTTTCCATCCGTTTGGTGGCGCTGTAGACATAATCGTGGTGGAGCAACCGGATGGGAGCTACAAGTCTTCGCCATGGTATGTTCGATTTGGGAAGTTTCAGGGGGTGTTGAAGTCGAAAGAGAAGGTGGTTGGCATTAGTGTGAATGATGTTGAGGCGGATTTTCATATGCACTTGGATAGTAAAGGAGAGGCATTCTTTATGCAGGAGGTTGATGTAGAGGAAGGTGAGTCTGCAGCCTCGCCTCCATACTCATCCGGTGAGGATACAGAAGGGCAACCTAGGTGGCCACTGAAATCAAAAAGTTGCAACTATGATTCTAGTGTTTATGAACCTATTGTTAGTGAAAGGAAGTCTTTGACTAGGGCAAACACTCGCCAGTCTCAATTTTTTGGCTTTTTTGGAAGGAGATCTCCGACAGAGGAGGCCGATCAAGGGAAAGAAAATGCACCTGATGTTAACATAGAAGGATCGTTGGAGGTTGCTGAGATGGCGGCTGATCTCTTGGACTTGAGGTGGTCTACCAATCTTGCTTCCCCCAAATGCAAGAGAGACAATTCTGCACCATTACCCGATGCAGATGCATTGATCAAAGTAATCAAGAAAAGTTCTCTGGCTGATGGTTCTAGTCATGATGAAATACGTCTTATTTCTCAAACAAGCTACCGGGAACTGAAGAGCAATGCTGAGGCAAATGGTGTTAAAATGGAATGTGTTACCTCAGAGTATATTGTTTCCACTTCTGTCGACAGCCTTAGAGAACATACTACTTTATCAAATTTAGAACCAGTGATAGCAGCATTAGGCTTAAATAAATCAGATTTGCAGCTGAGTTCTGTCAGCGTCGTTTCTGAGGCTACAAAATCTGATTCGGATATTGATGATTCTATTGCGAGGCTTAATAGTTTGTCCGATGCTAATTTGTCTACGGAGGAGAATGAAAGAGATAATACCCACTCTTTCTACTCTTCCGAGATTTCAGGGAGCTCAGAGGTTGAATTGGAGGGACCATCTGAAGAGAAAAGCCGGCCGTTTTGTCATGGAGAATGCAGAGAAGTATGTATTCGTTCCGATGATCAGTGCACCGTCGTCCATGAAGAAAAGATTTCAGTGAGTGAAGGAACTAGTTATAGTGCTTCAGAAAGCACTTTGACTGAATGCTATTCACATTTAGCGAGTCGTCACCAATCTAATGATTCTCTTAAGGACACTGACTTACAGAGTCTTGCAGCTGCTTCTAAACCGAGCTATTCCACTTGTGTAGCCATGGATGAACATGCTCTTTTGGGGGATAAAGACAAGCTTGGTTCCTCTGAAGGGCCTCTCTATGATCTCCATATAGAAAGGTGTACTGTTCCACCTTCGATTGGAGCATCAAGGATTTCAGAAGAAGAGCTACTCCTCTTCGGTGACCTGGATGGTCTTCGTCCGGCTGCCAAACAGTTGGAACTCAGAGAATCTGATCACGAGGGCAAAGAAGCTAATTCGTTAGTTATGATAAGAGTTTCTGGTCAAGGCATTGAGCCTTGTGATGCAAAATGTTGCTCCATTTCTTCGTTAGACCAATCTGAAATAAATGACGGTACAAATGATGTGTGCTTGGACAGTAGAAGGTTGAGTTCTCTGTCTAGTGATGTCCGCATTGCCGAGATTGGGAATGTTCAGTCGGAGGGAACCATTAGAACGGTGAGATCTTTGCCCAGTATGGTTTCCCTCAGCAATAATCTTGAAGCAACTGATCCCAGCGACTTTTCGAATGCTTCACTAGATGTGAATTTATGGACAGAAAAGGACAATCAATTGCCTGGTGCTCAAAGAACAGCTGGGGAGCCTCCTAAGCCGG GGTACCCTCCGAGGTCCGTGGATACTTTAGGAGGATGTGGTAGAAATGGACACTTCAGAAGATCAACTGCCACTAAAATTCCTGATGTGACGATTGCAAGTGAAACCACGAATGGCTTAGACATTTCAAATGAACCTAGTGATGTGGAGAGTGGGATGGGTGTGACCAAAGTGAAGGTAAACAAGAAGAAAGTAAGGACACTTACTCCAACATCTAAACAGTTGGCATCCTTACAATTAAAAGAGGGGAAGAATGTTGTGATATTCACCTTCTCAACTGCCATGCTGGGCAAGCAACAG GTTGATGCCCGGATTTTTCTATGGAGATGGGACACTAAAATTGTGATATCTGATGTTGATGGGACGATTACAAG GTCTGATCTTCTAGGTCAGGTCATGCCCTTGGTTGGCATGGATTGGTCGCAGACAGGTGTTGCACATCTCTTCTCAGCAATAAAG GAGAATGGATATCAATTACTTTTCCTGAGTGCACGTTCAATATCTCAGTCTTACATCACTCGACAATTCCTGCTTAATATCAAACAG GATGGAAAAGCCTTACCTGATGGACCTGTCGTCATCTCCCCTGATGGACTCTTTCCTTCTCTATTTCGAGAAG TTGTTAGAAGAGCTCCTCACGAATTCAAAATTGCATGTTTGGAG GACATCAGGGCGTTATTTCCTCCTGATAGAAATCCATGTCCATTTTATGCTGGATTTGGGAACAGAGACACCGACGAGGTTAGCTATCTAAAGGTTGGAATTCCGTTGGGGAAAATATTTATCATAAACCCAAAG GGAGAGATTGCTGTAAACCGTCATATTGACACCAAATCTTACGTGACTCTTCATTCGCTTGTCAACCGAATGTTTCCCAACATGTTTACCAGTGAGCAG GAAGATTTTAATTCATGGAATTTCTGGAAACTTCCACCACCTTCTATCGACATTTAA
- the LOC131009835 gene encoding protein FAR1-RELATED SEQUENCE 5-like — MEENVNNDEFYIPQVTEERIPKAGMKFLSVEAAFSFYNQYAREAGFSARISNIKKNKPKTVRARGEVRTNCKAKISLLKQQTGSDWIINNFVEAHNHALCSPSKVHLLRSHRSVSIAKRALTQQFSEANVPTCQQMRLLEIEYGGPEHVGCTERDIRNIEQELRDEQKGVDAETLIEFFASEKDKNPTFFFDYETDSNKMFKRCFWADPKSRRQYSVFGDVVVFDSTYNTNKYGMIFAPFAGVNHHHQTIVFGCGFLSDEKTESFIWLLKKWMEAMRTGAPKVIITDQDPAMTKAIAQVLPFTVHRYCLWHILTKFPDKVSPVTLRDHYQNIKKVIMNSTSPDEFEQSWKDAIKCAKLELNDWISLMYGLREKWVPNGASKEKYSTSRFVAAGEGDE, encoded by the exons ATGGAAGAAAATGTCAATAACGATGAGTTTTATATTCCTCAAGTTACAGAAGAGAGAATACCAAAAGCGGGAATGAAATTTTTATCAGTAGAGGCGGCATTTTCATTCTACAACCAATATGCACGAGAAGCGGGCTTTAGTGCTAGAATCAGCAATATCAAGAAGAATAAG CCAAAAACAGTAAGAGCTCGTGGAGAAGTTAGAACTAATTGCAAGGCAAAGATTTCTCTTCTCAAACAACAAACTGGATCCGATTGGATTATCAACAATTTCGTGGAAGCTCATAATCATGCACTTTGTAGTCCTTCAAAAGTGCATTTGCTACGCTCCCATCGCAGTGTTTCGATTGCAAAGAGAGCATTGACTCAACAGTTTTCAGAAGCCAATGTACCAACTTGTCAACAAATGCGATTATTAGAGATAGAGTATGGTGGACCTGAACATGTAGGGTGCACAGAAAGGGATATTAGAAACATTGAGCAAGAGTTACGAGATGAACAAAAAGGAGTTGATGCGGAAACTTTGATTGAGTTCTTTGCCTCTGAAAAAGATAAGAATCCCACTTTTTTCTTTGACTACGAGACCGATTCAAATAAGATGTTTAAGAGGTGCTTTTGGGCAGATCCTAAATCAAGGAGGCAATATAGTGTATTCGGTGATGTGGTTGTCTTTGATTCCACATATAATACCAATAAATACGGGATGATTTTTGCGCCGTTTGCAGGAGTTAATCATCATCACCAAACAATTGTTTTTGGTTGTGGGTTTTTAAGTGACGAGAAGACGGAATCTTTCATTTGGTTGCTTAAGAAGTGGATGGAAGCTATGCGAACAGGTGCTCCAAAAGTAATAATCACTGATCAGGATCCTGCTATGACAAAAGCAATTGCACAAGTTTTGCCGTTTACTGTTCATCGATATTGCTTGTGGCACATCTTGACCAAATTCCCAGACAAAGTTTCTCCAGTTACTTTACGAGATCATTATCAAAACATAAAGAAGGTTATAATGAATTCTACCTCTCCTGATGAATTCGAGCAATCTTGGAAAGATGCGATCAAGTGTGCTAAATTGGAGCTTAATGATTGGATATCATTAATGTATGGTCTACGTGAGAAGTGGGTTCCG AATGGGGCCTCCAAAGAGAAATATTCGACGTCGCGCTTCGTTGCTGCGGGTGAAGGTGATGAGTAA